A single window of Paenibacillus sp. FSL H8-0537 DNA harbors:
- a CDS encoding glycosyltransferase: MMRIGVLRNTFLPASETFIYEQLNQYRNVQVEVITREVANRDKFPNQWSINTIVGAAGSSLQKKLTKLLYTLTLTSTRHINRIVEQREIELVHAHFGVDAVYAVPVCKERGIPLFATFHGYDITRLPKLMPGPLSWLVYYVKFKRLVRDTTLFLAVSNHIKQKLMAHGVPEQKIKIHYIGIDLNKVFYREAPERDTITIMTVGRLTEKKGIAYLIEAFHRLAARRKHVRLVIAGDGPLRQELIELAASGAGSGRMTFLGSIPHHEVLQRLSDSDIFCLPSVTAKDGDQEGLGMVILEASGTGLPVVATSSGGIKDAVQNGKTGYLVEERSAAQLEEKLDMLVTSQPLRAAIGQNGRAFVEQQFDLRLQTEKLEQLYKQYIGEKQHV; the protein is encoded by the coding sequence ATGATGAGGATTGGCGTACTGAGAAATACCTTTTTGCCTGCATCGGAAACGTTTATTTATGAGCAGCTGAATCAATATCGGAATGTGCAGGTGGAGGTCATTACCCGGGAGGTCGCGAATCGCGATAAATTCCCTAATCAATGGAGCATTAACACAATTGTGGGCGCAGCAGGGTCGTCGCTCCAGAAGAAGCTGACGAAGCTGCTTTACACGCTGACATTGACCTCGACTCGTCATATTAACCGGATCGTTGAGCAGCGCGAGATTGAGCTTGTGCATGCCCACTTCGGGGTAGATGCGGTATATGCGGTTCCCGTCTGCAAGGAGCGCGGCATTCCGCTGTTCGCTACGTTTCACGGGTACGATATTACACGGCTCCCGAAGCTGATGCCTGGGCCGCTTTCCTGGCTCGTCTATTATGTGAAGTTTAAGCGGCTTGTGCGGGACACGACGTTGTTCCTTGCCGTATCGAACCATATTAAGCAGAAGCTGATGGCGCATGGCGTGCCCGAGCAAAAGATCAAAATCCATTACATCGGCATCGATTTGAATAAAGTTTTTTATCGGGAAGCACCGGAACGTGACACGATTACGATTATGACCGTTGGCCGGCTGACCGAGAAGAAGGGCATCGCCTATTTAATTGAAGCGTTCCACCGATTGGCAGCCCGGCGCAAGCATGTGCGCCTCGTCATTGCCGGAGACGGACCGCTGAGGCAGGAGCTGATCGAGCTTGCTGCATCGGGAGCCGGGAGCGGGCGAATGACGTTCCTTGGCAGCATACCTCACCATGAGGTGCTGCAGCGGCTCAGCGATTCGGATATTTTCTGTTTGCCGAGCGTAACGGCGAAGGATGGCGATCAGGAAGGGCTTGGCATGGTCATTTTGGAAGCTTCCGGAACGGGTCTACCTGTTGTTGCCACCAGCAGCGGAGGTATTAAGGATGCGGTGCAAAATGGCAAAACCGGCTATTTGGTAGAGGAGCGCAGCGCCGCCCAGCTGGAAGAAAAGCTCGATATGCTCGTAACCAGCCAGCCGCTGCGCGCAGCCATTGGACAAAATGGCCGCGCCTTTGTTGAGCAGCAGTTCGATCTGCGCTTGCAGACGGAGAAGCTGGAGCAGCTCTATAAACAATATATTGGAGAGAAGCAGCATGTCTAA
- a CDS encoding O-antigen ligase family protein: MLARLPNKLALYAAMLLSLGVICLASVQHIYVLLFVAAGALAYVAIRKDAVYYVVIPALLAYQLYLPLAVSVTLSSLVLVMLLLRSASQGKLMHYFRTQRLVKYYVALLIAMAVGIIYAPDRVLGFKLIAYSIIGLLAMLAGYYYRARGLSVEQTLRGIQHVYLPIGLLNIYFIIAPDQELQFLRSKIASFLIEPNTLAALINVDIKANILDPFKAGTLFVNTNVASVFFGMMLCIALSLLLRKGGLLQLGICFIYLGAMLATQSRAGVLALGIVVLAYVCIRFRVQKLFKLSLLLVIPAAIIPFIVTGDIITNLTSRLNADAIEGDPRTYIWKFTFQNFAEHPLLGLGYGGWERIFPFYAATVGFSSKYPPHNLFVIMWTWSGLFGLIALILLLFGILWRGIRRYYRTGSALDSCVVGAALFVIVQGMFDNFFLHDLRVASVFFFLAGLILYEQREDSDEARSSNDIRSQSGKQAGSGNGQAVQERALTPQTAEVGGK; the protein is encoded by the coding sequence ATGCTTGCCCGTTTGCCGAACAAGCTGGCGCTTTATGCCGCAATGCTGCTGTCACTGGGCGTTATATGCCTCGCTTCCGTGCAGCATATTTACGTGCTGCTGTTCGTTGCTGCTGGAGCGCTCGCTTATGTCGCGATTAGGAAAGACGCCGTTTATTATGTCGTCATCCCGGCGCTGCTGGCCTACCAGTTGTATTTGCCGCTTGCGGTTTCGGTAACGCTGTCGAGTCTCGTGCTGGTTATGCTTCTGCTGCGCTCGGCGTCGCAAGGAAAGCTGATGCATTATTTTCGCACACAGCGGCTTGTTAAATATTATGTCGCCCTGCTAATCGCGATGGCGGTGGGCATTATTTATGCCCCGGACCGGGTACTCGGCTTTAAGCTGATTGCCTATTCCATCATAGGTCTGCTCGCAATGCTTGCGGGCTACTATTACCGGGCTCGCGGGCTCTCCGTTGAGCAGACGCTGCGCGGTATTCAGCATGTGTATTTGCCGATTGGCTTGCTGAACATTTATTTTATTATTGCGCCTGACCAGGAGCTGCAATTTTTAAGGTCGAAGATCGCGAGCTTCCTGATCGAGCCGAATACGCTGGCGGCGTTGATTAATGTAGATATTAAAGCTAATATATTGGACCCCTTTAAAGCGGGAACCTTGTTCGTTAATACGAATGTGGCTTCGGTTTTTTTCGGCATGATGCTTTGTATTGCGCTGTCGCTGCTGCTTCGCAAGGGCGGCCTGCTGCAGCTCGGCATCTGCTTCATTTATTTAGGCGCTATGCTGGCGACGCAATCACGAGCCGGCGTGCTCGCGCTTGGCATTGTGGTGCTGGCTTATGTGTGCATCCGGTTCCGTGTGCAAAAGCTGTTCAAGCTGTCGCTGCTGCTTGTTATACCCGCAGCAATCATACCTTTTATCGTTACAGGCGACATTATTACGAACTTGACGAGCAGGCTGAATGCCGATGCGATCGAAGGCGATCCCCGGACCTACATTTGGAAATTCACCTTCCAAAACTTTGCCGAGCATCCGCTGCTGGGCCTTGGCTATGGCGGCTGGGAGCGGATTTTTCCTTTTTACGCAGCGACAGTCGGCTTCAGCAGCAAATATCCGCCGCATAATTTGTTTGTCATTATGTGGACTTGGAGCGGCTTGTTCGGACTGATTGCCCTCATTTTGCTGCTTTTCGGCATTTTGTGGCGCGGCATCCGCCGTTATTATCGCACGGGCTCGGCACTCGACAGCTGTGTAGTAGGAGCAGCACTGTTCGTTATCGTGCAAGGAATGTTTGATAACTTTTTCCTGCATGATCTGCGGGTCGCTTCCGTGTTTTTCTTTCTTGCGGGGCTTATTTTGTATGAGCAGCGGGAGGATAGCGATGAAGCGCGAAGCAGCAACGATATTAGAAGCCAGAGCGGAAAACAGGCGGGGAGCGGCAATGGCCAAGCGGTTCAGGAGCGGGCTTTGACGCCGCAGACGGCAGAAGTTGGAGGGAAATGA